Within the Candidatus Glassbacteria bacterium genome, the region TCGGCCTGCGGGTGACCAACGAGAGCGAGATCGGGCGGTACGGCACGGTGGCGGGCCTGTGGGAGCCGGGAGACAACCGTCTGCTGAATATCACCGAGATCGCCGAAAAGCCATCGGCGGATTACGCCCGCGCCAACCTTCGGGTGGACAACCTGGGCGATGACGAGTACCTGACGATTTTCGGTCTCTATATCCTCGGCCCCACGGTTTTCGATATCCTCAAGGAGCATATCACCGACAACCTGCGGCGCAAGGGCGAGTTCGACCTGAGCTTGGCGCTGGATGTGATGAGGGCCGAGGAGGGTTTCCTGGGCTACGTTATCGACGGGGACCGGTTCGACATCGGCGTGCCCCAGGCCTATCTCGAAAGCCTGCAGAGGTATCCGGCAGGAGATTGAGATCCCC harbors:
- a CDS encoding GHMP kinase, translating into GLRVTNESEIGRYGTVAGLWEPGDNRLLNITEIAEKPSADYARANLRVDNLGDDEYLTIFGLYILGPTVFDILKEHITDNLRRKGEFDLSLALDVMRAEEGFLGYVIDGDRFDIGVPQAYLESLQRYPAGD